Within Actinomycetota bacterium, the genomic segment ACCCCCCGGTCCCGATGACCAGCGCACGGCTCTCCTGCAAGTTCACGCCCACGTCCCAGTCCAGGAACCTGATCAGCCCGTCGCCGTCGGTGTTGTGGCCGATCAACCGTCCGTCCCGCACTTCGATGGTGTTCAAAGCCCCGATCCCCTGGGCGGACGGCATGATCTCGTCCATGACGGCCATCGCCGGCACCTTGTGGGGCATGGTGACGTTCATCCCCCGCACGCCGGCCGCGGCCAGGCCCCGGATGGCTGCCTCCAGGTCCTCCGGTTCACACCCGAACGGCAGGTAGACCCAATCCATCTGCAGGTCCTTGAACGCTGCGTTGTGGATGGCCGGGCTCAGGCTGAGCTTGACCTGCTCGGTTCCTCCCAGGATGCCGGTCAGCCGCGTCTGGCCCGAGATCAGCAATTCGTCGGCTGAACGTTCTTGGCGGCCAGGAACTTGTTGTAGTCGGCGGTGAAGACGTGGTGCACACAGTCGCCGGACAGCACGTAGTAGATGGCGTCGGTGTCGGCCGGCTTCAACGCAGCCTCGATCGACGCCTTCCTGGGGCTGGCGATCGGGTTCGGCGGCAGCCCGGCCCGGGTGCGGCTGTTGAAGGGCGAGTCGATGGCCAGGTCGCTGACCGTCAGGGGCTGGCCCTCGTACTTCTTGACTGCGTACTGGATGGTGGCGTCGATGCCCAGTGCCATGTTCGACTTCAAGCGGTTGTGGATGACGGCGGAAATTTCGTCCCGCTCCTCCGCCGACTTGGCCTCCTCCTCGATGAGCGATGCGATCACCAGAATCTCGTACGGGGTGCGGCCGGTCTCGTTCTCGGCCGCCAGATCGGCGTCCTCGGTGGCTTTGTGGAACTCGCCGACCATCCGGGCGACCAGCGACTGGGCCGTCTCCTTCTTCTCGACGAAGTAGGTCGTCGGGTAGAAAAAGCCCTCCAGGGTGGTCGAGTTGGGCGGGAGGATCGTCGGCCGGGCGGTGGCCGGAACCGCGGCGGCCATGAAGTCGGCGGCCGGGATGTGGGTCTTCTCGCCGACGATGCGTGCGGTCTGCTCGACGTTCGAGCCTTCGGGAATCGTCAGACGGACGAACTCTGCCGGCGGCCCCTTCTTCAGCTCGGTGATCAGGCTGTCGAACGGCTGGGCGGTCTCGAGCTTGTATTTGCCGGCGCGAAGGTCGGCGTTGATGTCGTTGAAACGCATGTACATCCGGAATGCCAGCGCGTTGTCGACAACTTTGGCCTCCTCCAGCGTGTCGGCGATCCGGGTGGCCGACGAGCCCTGCTCGATGGTGACCTCAACCGGCTCGCCGCCGGCAGTCTCCGGGCCTTGCGCCCAGTTCCACACAAAGTAGGCGGCGCCTGCCGCCAGCAGGCCCATAACCACCAGGAATCCGAGAAACTTTTTCAAGAGGCCCCCTCCGGGTCTTCGGTTTGTTTTTGTATTGGGTGCGCATCCAGGTAGCTCTGCAGAAGCAACGTTGCCGCAACCTTGTCCACCATCGGCTTCTGCTTGCGCGAGTTCACGTTGTTCGCCCTCAGCGCCCCCTGGGCGATGCGGGTGGTAAACCTTTCGTCCAGCATGTGGACCGGCAGCCCCAGCTTAGTGCGAAGGATGCCGGCTATGCGCACGGCCTCGATCGCCTCCGGGCCCTCGGTGCCGTCCAGGCGGGTCGGCAGGCCGACCACAATCTCGTCGGCTTCCCTCAGGCGGGCCAGCTCGGCCAGCTCGTCCAGGTAGGAGTCGTCGTCCTTGCGCTCCAGGACCGTCAGCGGAAACGCGATGGAGCCGCCGGCATCCGACACCGCCACGCCGACCCGTCGTGAACCGGGGTCGATGCCAAGGATCGTACGGCTCAACTCAGCCCCTGCAGGGTCCGGCGGACCTCGTCGGTCACGGCCTCGAGTGCCCTGGCGATCTGGTCGGTCTGCGGCCCCCCGGCAACCGCCATGTCGGGCTTGCCGCCGCCCCCGCCGCCCAGGATCTTGGCGCCGGTCGACACGAACGGCGAACTGGAGACGCCCTTGCCTACCAGGTCCTTCGATGTTGCGGCCACCAGGTTCGCCTTTCCGTTGCTGGTCGAACCTACGACCACCACCCCGGAGCCCAGCTCGTCCCGCAGCGCGGTCGCCAGCTTGCGGAGGTCGTCGACCGAGGCGTCCTTTCGGAGCGACACGACCATCCGGTGCCCGTTCACGTCCTGCAGGGCGTCCGACGCGAGGATCTCCTTCACCTGGGCTTGGGCCCCCTGCGCCGCCTGCTGGTTCAGCTGCGCCTGCAGGCTGCTCAACGTTTCAAGTGTCTTGTCCAGGCGCTCCAGGACCTTCTCCGGGTCGGTTTTCAGGCGGTCGGCCACCTGCTTGAGCTTCTCCGCCTGGCTGTTCAGGTAGTTGAACCCGGCCCAGCCGGTCAGGGCCTCCACGCGCCGGATGCCGGCAGCGACCGATCCTTCGTGGACCAGCTTCACCAGGCCGATGTTGCCGGTCCGGGCGACGTGGGTGCCTCCGCACAGCTCCTTGGAGTAGTCGCCGACCTCGACCACCCGGACGTGCTCGCCGTACTTCTCGCCGAACAGCGCCATGGCGCCGATGCTCGTTGCGTAGTCGTAGGTGGTCTCGAAGGCCCGGACCGGGTCGTCCCACAGCGACCGGCGGTTGATGATCTCCTCGATCTCGGCCAGTTGGTCGGGGTGGACCGGCTCGTAGTGGTTAAAGTCGAAGCGCAGCCGGCCGGGCTCTACCAGGGAACCCATCTGCTTGGCGTGCTCGCCGAGGGTGTTGTGCAGAGTCCAGTGGAGGATGTGGGTGGAGGTGTGGGCCTGGGTGACGCCCTCCCGGTGGACCGGGTCGACGGTGGCGCGGGCGTCCTGACCCGCACGTATCTCGCCCTGAACGACGATTCCGCTGTGGATGACCACGCCGGGAACCCCCCAGGCGGTGTCGTCCACCCTGAACAGGCCGGTGTCGGTGCGAATCTCGCCGGGGTCGCCGATCTGGCCGCCTCCCCGGGGGTAGAACGGAGTGCGGCTGAGTACCAGATCGCCCGTGCTCCCCTGCGTGAGCACTTGGGAAGGCACCACCCCCTGGAGGATGCCCACGACGCCGGCGTCCAGCGACAGCTGTTCGTAGCCCAAGAAGTCGGTCTTGCCCAGGGTGTCCCGGATCTCGGTCAACGCCTCGTTCTCCGGGCGGTTCTTGCTGCCCGCCGGGCGAGCTGCCCGAGCCCGGGTCTTCTGCTGCTTCATCAAGCCGGCGAAGGCATCCCGGTCGACGGTGAGGCCCTCCTCGGTGGCGATGTCCTGCGTCAGGTCCAGCGGGAAACCGTAGGTGTCGTGGAGCTTGAAGGTGACGTCGCCGCCCAGCCGGGTTTCGCCGGCTTTCTTCAGCCGGGCGATCTCCTCGTCGAGGATCTCCATGCCCTGGCGCAGAGTCTGGTCGAAGCGCTCCTCCTCCTTGGAGACGACGGCCCGTATTAGGTCGGAGTTGCGCCCGACCTCGGGGTAGTCGCCGGAGTAGGTTTCGATGACCACCTCGGTCAGGCGGGCGAGGAACAGCTCCTCGATGCCGAGAAGTCGGGCGTGGCGGGCGGCCCGGCGGATCAGGCGGCGCAGGACGTAGCCCCGGCCGACGTTGCCCGGCAGCACGCCGTCGGCGATCAGCATGGTCATGGACCGGGCGTGCTCGGACAGGACCCTCAGGCCGACGTCGGAGTCGTGCGATTCGCCGTACTTCTTGCCGGTGGCCCGCTCGACCACCTGGAGGATGGCGGACATCGAGTCGATCTCGAACACGGTCGGGACGTCCTGCAGGATCGATGCCAGGCGCTCCAGGCCCAGGCCGGTGTCGACGTTCTTGTTCGGCAGCTCGCCCGTGATCTGGAAGTTGTCGTCCTGCATGTACTGCATGAAGACCAGGTTCCACACCTCGAGGTAGCGCTCCTCGTCCAGCTCGTTGTCGCCGGTGAAGGTGGTGCCGAACGCCTCTCCCCTGTCATAGAGGATCTCCGAGCACGGTCCACAGGGGCCGGCTACCCCCATGTCCCAGAAGTTGCCCTGCTCCCGGGTGCGCCGCAGGACACGTTCCGGGGGCACGCCGACCTCCTTCTCCCAGATCTGGGCGGCCTCGTCGTCCTCCTCGAAGACCGTGATCCACAACCGGTCGACGGGCAGTCCGAATCCCTCGGACATCAGCTCCCAGGCCCACTTGCAGGCATCCGACTTGAAGTAGTCGCCGAACGAGAAGTTGCCGAGCATCTCGAAGAACGTCAGGTGCCGGGCGGTTTTTCCGACCTCCTCCAAATCCTTCTCGCGAAAGCACTTCTGGACCGAGGTGGCCCTAGCGTACGGCGCCGGCCGCGACCCCAGGAAGTAGGGCTTGAATTGGACCATTCCGGCGTTGGTCAGCAGCAGCGTGGGGTCGTCCGGAACCAGGGAGGCGGAGGGGACGACCGTGTGCTCGCGCCCGGCAAAGAAGTCGAGGAAGGTCTTGCGAATCGAAGGGGTGTCCACGGCTATCGCGTATTCGTGCTCGGGCGGCTGATCATGGGTTATCCAACACTACCGCCCTTCCGGAAAAGGGTCTCCCCCAGGATACATGAGCATGATGCTCATGCTAATGTCTACTCATGGCAGAAATGACGAGACGACTGCAGATCCTGGTCGATGAGGAACGATGGCAGCGGCTCGAGCAGCAAGCCAAGAGGCGGGGATCCTCCGTAGCGACTCTCGTAAGAGAAGCCATCGACCTTGCCTTTCCGAGCGGCGAAGCGAGCGCCGAAGACGCTGCCCGAGAATTCCTGGCGCGGCCCCCCGTCGATCTCGGCGATTGGGTCGCTTCCAAACGTGAGATTGAAGCCGGCATGGAACGAGGTCTGGCATAGCCGTCCGGCTGCTGGTCGACACCAACGTGTTCCTCTACGCTCGGGGGTCTGACCATCCCTACCGTGAGCCGTGCCGCCGGCTCCTGGACGCAGTAGGACGCGGCCGGTTCAGGTTGGACGCCAGCACCGAGTTGATTCAGGAGTTCCTCCACATTCTCCTGCGACGGGGTATCTCGCGGGATCAGGCTTTGGAGGAAGCAGGGGAAGTCCGGCGACTTTGCCGGGTCACAGCCTTCGATAACCAGGTTCTCACCATGGCCTTGACGATGATCCGAAAGTATCCCGGTCTGGGCGTACGGGACGCAGTGCATGCGGCAACTGCCGTCGTAGCCGGCATCGACAAGATCTTGAGCGCCGACCAGGTGTTCGATGGTCTCGACGAGCTCGAAAGAGTCGATCCTTTGGATAGCCTGGATCTTCTCAAGCCTTAGGTCAGGCCCCGAAGTCCACCACGTTGTGCAGCTTGCGCAGGTGAACCAGGTCCATCTGGTCCTTGTCCGGGACTGCTATGACGGCCAGGTCCTCGTAGCGGCCGGCCCGCTTCACCAGGTACCCGATCCCCTTGTCGACATCCGTGCCATCCTCGTCCCGCTCGAACAGGAGCTCGGCCTGGTCGAAGAAGAGCACCCCGCCGGCAGTTTCTGCGCCGTCGATGATGCGCTTCATGATCCGCTCGGTCTCTTCGAGGGTCGGGCTGACCACGAGCGACAGGTCGACGCGGTACAGGTTCATCTGAAGCTCTTTGGCCAGAACCTCGGCGGCCGTGATCTTGTGCGGGCTCTGGGGGCCGTTGAAGACGGCGACCACCCCGCTGCGGGGCTTGCCTTTGTTCTTCGACCCGTTCTTCGATCGGGAGTCGTCGATGCGCTCCTGCATGTCGGCCTGGATTCGCTTCATCGTCGAAAGGGCGTCGTCGGAGAGCTTCAGGTCCTCCCAGCCGGCCAGCGGCGCAACTCTCTGCACCACTCGTTCAATCCATGGGGGCATGCGTTTCCTCCTGAGAGCCTCGGGCTAAGCGTCGAGCCGATTATGACCACGCCGGACAACCGGTGCCAAACGCCGGGGCCTTATTAGGAGAGGAAGTAGAGCGCCAGCACCTGGAACAGGTTGTATGCCGCGTGCATCGCGATCGCGGGGATCAACGACTTCGTCTTGATCCGAACCAGCAACAGGCCCAGCCCGACCACGGTGATCATGAAGAGTGCGGGCCAGTAGCCTCCGACATCCGCCAGGTGGAGCAGGCCGAACGACAGGGTGACCACGATGCCGGCAGGCCACTTGCCCCAGGACCGCAGCATTCCGGTGTACATCACTCCACGGAACAGGAACTCCTCGATGACCGGCGCAAGGAGCACGGCAAGCAGCACGAACAGGATGCGCTGCCAACCCGGGGCCGCGGCGGCCTGGATCAGAGGGCCTTCGGCGTTCTCGGGCGAGGGGAACACCATCTCCAGGCCGAAGCCCAGGACCACTGCGATAGCTACTCCCAGCCCAACTCCCGCGGCGATTGCCCGGGGGGACGCCTTAACCACTCCGAAGGGCGCAAGCGCCTCTTTCCAGGTCGAGCCCCGCTCCATCGCCCGGGCGAGCGCAAAGACCACCGGCCCGCCCAGCACAAAGCCCGCCGTTCCGGCTACGAGGAGCAGCACCGGGTCCATATCCTCGACCGAAGAAGCCACCATGGCGGCGTCCTTGCCGGTGGCAATCACGTAAACGATCGTTGCGATGGCGCCGGCGATCACCTGAGTGACCATGTAGACGATGAAGACCAATATCGCCTTCATCGCCTTAACCGGCGTGCGCTCCGGAACTACGATCTGGATTCCCGGCGGCGGCGGTGGGGGCGGATTCTGGACGTCCGCGGAGAATGGCATATTCAAGTGTAGGGGCCCTCAGCCCGTAGCCCGCGAAGCGGCCCAGCGGACGAGCGCCGCCTCCACCTCCTCCGGACGGATGGGCTTGGTGATGTAGTCGTCCATACCGGCCTGGATACACCGGTCGCGGTCTCCCTCCATCGCCGCCGCAGTCATGGCGATGACCGGCGTGTGCCGAGCCGGGCCCTCCTCCCGCCGGATGTGGCGGGTGGTGGCATAGCCGTCCATCTCCGGCATCTGGCAGTCCATGAGAATCGCGGTGTACTCCGCATGTCCCAAAGCCTCCAGGGCCTCGAGGCCGTTGGCGGCCAGGTCGGCGGAAAAGCCGAGCTGTTCGATGGTCGCAACCGCCACCAGCTGGTTGAGTTTGTTGTCCTCGACCACCAACACCCTCCCGCGGGGTGCTTCGGCCGGGCCGGACCGGCTGCTCCCGTACGCCGCCGGCTCGGCCAACGGGAGCCTCGACGACGTGGTTAGTGGGAGGCAGAACCAGAAGGTGCTGCCTTTTCCGCTCTCGCTCTCCAGACCGATGTCGCCGTCCATCAATGCGACCAGCTGCCGGGAGATCGCCAGGCCAAGACCGGTGCCTCCAAAACGACGAGTGGTTGACGAATCTGCCTGCGAGAACGGTTCGAACAGCTTGTCCCGGTCGGCAGCAGCGATTCCGATACCGGTGTCGGTCACGGCGAATCGCACGAACACGGTCTCCCCGGAATCACCGGCCGGCTCCACCTGGAGCATCACGCGTCCCCGCTCGGTGAACTTCACGGCGTTGGAGAGGAGGTTGAGCAGCACCTGACGTACGCGGGCCGGGTCGCCTCGCACAAACCTGGGGGTTTGGTCCGCGATGACGGTTGTGAACTCCAGGCCCTTGGCTCGTGCCGTCTCGGCCAGCAGCCAGCCGGTCTCTTTGACAAGGGTGTGGAGGTCGAAGTCCAGCACCTCGATCTCTACCCGGTCGGCCTCCATCTTCGAGAAGTCCAGGATGTCGTTGATGATCGACAGCAGCGCCTCGCCGGCCCCCTTGACCCCCTCGGCGTACTCCCGCTGGCGCTGGTCCAGCTGAGTCTGCATCAACAGCTGGGTCAGCCCGATCACGCCGTTCATAGGCGTCCGGATCTCGTGGCTCATGGTGGCCAGGAACTCGCTCTTCAGCCGGGACGACTCCATTGCGGCGTCGCGGGCGGTCGCCAGCTCCTCGTTCGCCTTGACCAGGTCTTCGGCGACTCTTCGCTCCCCGGCGATTGACTCGCAGCGGGCCAGGGCCAGGTCCACCATCACGGTGAAGTTCTCGAGCAGGCCCAGCTCCTCGGGGCCGAAAAACGGCGTGTAGGCGTCGGTCCAGATCAGCAGCGCGCCCGAGTTCAGCGCGTACTTCACCACCCCGTCGTTCGATTGACGCAACGCCGAGCCGACCGACGCATCGGGGACCTCGTGCGCGCCGATGATGTTCCCCTGGCGGTCGACCAGTGCGGCCCCCTGACCGCCGAGAATGCCGGCGACGTGAGGGAGCACCCGGTCGGTGACCTCCTCCGGGGTCGTGGCAGCCATCAGGTCCAGCTGAGCCGCGGCAAGAACCCTCTCCTCAGGCCGCCGCCAGATGCGCCGCAAGAAGGGCGGAGGGGCGAACCCGACGAAGAACATCAACGCGCTGGCAGTTGCCAGCAGCTGGGTGGTCAGTTCGGCGGCGCCCGCCTGGCCGGCGCCTTCGCCAGCACCCATCATCAGGACGGCGAGGACGAGGAGCGTCGACGCAATGCTTAGGGTCCGGATGCGGCGGCGCGCCACCGTGGACTTGCCCCGGCCGCCACGCCACAACTTCACTGCAGTGATGAACCCGAGGAGAACCCACTGGACCAGGACGGCAACCATCCAGACGACGAACGCCGAAGGCACGCCCTCGCCGTTTTCCGGGAAGCGGGGCAGCGTAAGAGTACCGACGACCACCGGGGCGGTCAGGAGGACCGCAAGGATGTGGAACTGATTCCTCGACTCCTGGAACGCCGAGGCGAACCGGTAGAGGCAGTAGGGGAACAAGATGAGCAGCACCAGCAGGAGCTTTCCGAACAAGACGAACATCTCGGAGTTCGGGTCTGTCTCGTCCATCGGAAGGTAGCCCAGCCCGGTGATCGTAGCGATCATGGTGAGGGCGGCCACCGCCCACGCCGACTCCGGGGAGCGCCTTTGCCGGTAACGCAGCACCGCCAGGATGGCAAGCAGAACGAACAACGTGGCGTTGACAAAACGCACGAACGTCAAAATCGATTCGAGCTTCAAGCGCGCCCCAGCCTTCCCTAGCTCTAGTACCGGTTACTACTTCGGTCGATTCGAGCCCGAACAACAGTCCTTTCTTGGGAAATTTCGGCTTACCGGTGCCTGTCAACTGGTTCGAGGCTTGCGCCGGCGGCGAAGGTCCTCGAGGCGCTCTTTGATCGCCGCCTCCCTACCGTGGTCGGTCGGCTCGTAGTAACGGGGCTGCGGCATACCCTCCGGCAGGTGGTTCTGGTCGACCCAGCCGTCAGGGTAGTCGTGTGGGTTCTTGTAGCCAGGCCGCTCCCCTTTAGCGCCCTTTCGGGAGAAGTGGGAGCGCAGCGGGCTCGGAACCTCTGCGTTCACGGAGTTCTTCACGTCCTCGGTCGCCCGGCCGAGGGCGACGGTTGAGGCCCGGGACTTGGGCGCCGCCGCCATGTAGGTCACCGCCTGGGAAAGGTTGAGGGCGGCCTCCGGCAGGCCGACGTGCTCCAGGGCGTGGGCGGCTGCCACGGCAACCACCAGTGCCATCGGGTCGGCGTTGCCGATGTCCTCCGACGCCAGGATGATGATCCGTCGGGCGATGAACCGGGGGTCCTCCCCGGCCTCCAGCATCCGGGCCAGCCAGAAGAGTGCCGCGTCGGGATCCGACCCCCGCATGCTCTTGATGAAGGCCGACACCACGTCGTAGTGCTGGTCCCCTTGCTTGTCGTATCGAACCTGCCTGCGCTGGAGCGCCTGCTCGGCCATCTCGACCGTCACCCGGTCGACCTGAGCCGACTGGGCGCTCAACACGCAGACCTCCAGCGCGTTCAGCGCGGAGCGGGCGTCGCCCCCGGCAGTGTTGACGATGTGCTCCAGCGCCTTGGGCTCGAACTCGATGCCGGCCTTCCCGAGACCGTGTTCCTCGTCGTTCAGGGCCCGGTGCAGGATCGTCTGGATCTGCTCCGGCCCCAACGACTCCAGGCGGACGAGGAGGCAGCGGGAGAGCAGAGCCGAGATCAGCTCGAAGTAGGGGTTTTCGGTGGTGGCTCCGATGAGGGTGATCCAGCGGTTCTCCACACTCGGCAGGAGGGCGTCCTGCTGACCTTTGTTGAAACGGTGGATCTCGTCGATGAACAGGATCGTCTTGCGGCCGGTGCCCGCCAGGACGTCCCGGGCTTCCTTGATCGTGCGGCGCACGTCGGCAACCGTGGCGTTGACCGCGGACAACTCCTGGTACCGGGCGTTGGTCGCCTCGGCCACGATGTTCGCCAGCGAGGTCTTCCCGGTCCCCGGTGGGCCCCACAGGATGAGAGAGGTGAAGGCGTTCCGCTCGATCAGGGTTCTAAGCGGACTGCCCGGTCCGAGCAGATGCTCCTGCCCGACGAACTCGTCCAGCTTCCGGGGGCGCATGCGGGCGGCCAGGGGTGCGAACTCGTCGAATCGGGCTTCGAGAGAGTCGGAGAACAGGTCGTCGGCCATGTTCGACCCAATCTACTGCACGACCGCGGATGGACCGGCTCCCAGGCGGCTTTCGCCGCCTAGAAACCGATCGCCCGCCGGGGGATCGCCCGGGGCGGCCCATTGGAAGCGTCGTACAGCTCCGCCAGGGTGCCGCCCGAGTCCGGGGCCGGCCGGCTCGTCCGCTCCGCCCACACCTTGGCCTCCGCCAGGGTGAAGGGCGCAAAGAACACCTCCGCAGCGCACCGGCCCGGCCGGGACACGGCAGGGTGAAGCGTCTGCAGCGGCTCGTTGGTGGTGACCAGGATCATCAGCCGCATTCCCTGGCCCAGGATCCCGTCGACCAGGTTCAGAAGGCGGGAAAGGCCCTGCCCGGTCTGCTCCTTGGCGTCGAGAGTCAACAGCTCGCCCGTGTCCTCGAGGACGAAGAGGCGCCACTTGTCGGCACCTTCGTCGTCGTCATCGTCGTCATCGTCCTTGCGGGTGATCATGCTCACCAGGTAGCTGGGATCCTTGAGCATCCGATCGGGGTCGATCACGTACTCGAAGCTGCACCATTCCCGCCACTCCCAGGCCAGCGCCCTCAGGGCGAAGGTCTTCCCGGTGCCGGGAGGACCGTGCCACAGGATCAGCTGGCCGCTCGTCCCGGGCCGGAAGCCGTCGAACAGCGGGGCAAGGGGCTCGACCGTCGACTTCGGGTAGTTGTGGTCGATCTCCGCCCAGTTAGGCACCTTGATGCTCCGGCTCGACGACTGCGCAAGGCTGTTGTTGTTCGAACGCCAGAAACGGACGTCGACCTCCTGCCTCTCCTTGTGCTCCACCGCGGGGAAGGCCCGGCGAAAATGTTCGAGCAGCTCCTCGACTCCCGGCTTCGGAGTAGCCATCCGAACGGTTACGAAACCTTCCGACAGCACGATCAATGAGATCGAATCCCCCACTGCGACCAGCGCCGTCTGGGACGAGGCGTCCTCCTGGAGAGTCATCAGCTCACCGAGGGAGTCCAGCTCCAGCCTTTCGACACTCGTGCGCCAGCGTGCGGTCCGGCAGTAGGCGAGGCCGCGTTCGACGAACTCACGGGCGAAGATCGCCTCGCAAAAGTCGCTCAAATATGTGTCCCAGGTAAGGCTGAATTCGTTCACTTCATCTCCATTGGTATTGCCGGCATTCCGAACCATCCCGCGCGCGACAAAGAAGCTCCTGGTTGGGGGGGTTTGTGCGGAGGGACGGACAGTGATTGGCGGCCACTTATAGTGACACAGCGGACGCCGGCCGACAAGTCCTACTCCGGCGGGGAGACCACCTTGATGTGCAGGTCTTCCAGCAGGGAGTGGTCCACGATGTCCGGCGCCCCGGTCATCAGGTCGGTCATCGCCGAGCTCTTGGGGAACGCCATCACCTCCCGGATGTTCTCCTTGCCGGCGAGCATCGCCACGATCCGGTCGACGCCGGCGGCGATGCCGCCGTGCGGCGGTGCGCCGTAGTTGTAGGCGTCGACGAACCAGCCGAACATCCGCTCCGCCTTCTCCTCGTCGATTCCGATCAGGCCGAACACCTTGCGTTGCATCTCGGGGTCGTGGATGCGGATGCTGCCGCCGGCGACCTCCGATCCGTTGAGGACTGCGTCGTAGGCCCGGGAGCGGACGGCGCCCGGGTCGGTGTCGATCAGGTCGACGTCGGTGTCGTGCGGCGCGGTGAACGGGTGGTGGGTGGGGTCCCAGCGGTTCTCCTTGGGGTTCCACTCGACCATCGGCGCGTCGATCACCCATAGGAACTTCCACGACTCGGGGTCGGTGGGCTCCAGGGTGGGCCGCAGGTTCATCTTGTCCGCCAGAGCCAGGCGCACCTCGCCCAGGCTGCGCTGGGCAACCCGGCGGGCGTCGGTAACGATCAGAACCGCGTCGCCCTCCAGCGCTCCGGCGGTCTCCTTGACGCCGGCCACCTCCTCGGCAGACAGCGCCTTGGTCAGCGGCCCGGTTGCGCCGTCGGGACCGTAGAGGATCCAGGCCATGCCTCCGGCGCCGAAGGTCTTGGCGACGCCGACCAGCGCCTCGAACTCCTTGCGGCTGAAGCTTGCGCCGGTCGGGACCCGGAGGCCTTTGACCACCCCACCCTTCGACAGCGCGTTCTGGAACATCTGCACGCCGGTCCCGGAAAAGGTCTTCGTCAGGTCGACCATCGGCAGGCCGAAGCGCAGGTCCGGCTTGTCGCTGCCGTAGGTGTCGAGCGCCTCGTCGTAGGTCATCTGCGGGAAGGGGGTCTCTATTTCGACTCCCAGGGTGCGCTGCAGGATCGAGACGAACATCTGCTCGGTGAGCCGGCGGACCTCGGCCTCGTCGGCGAACGAGACCTCCATGTCCAGCTGGGTGAAGTCGGGCTGGCGGTCGGCCCGGGGGTCCTCGTCGCGGAAGCAGCGGACGATCTGGTAGTAGCGGTCGAACCCGGCAACCATCAAAAGCTGCTTGAACAGCTG encodes:
- the mltG gene encoding endolytic transglycosylase MltG, translating into MKKFLGFLVVMGLLAAGAAYFVWNWAQGPETAGGEPVEVTIEQGSSATRIADTLEEAKVVDNALAFRMYMRFNDINADLRAGKYKLETAQPFDSLITELKKGPPAEFVRLTIPEGSNVEQTARIVGEKTHIPAADFMAAAVPATARPTILPPNSTTLEGFFYPTTYFVEKKETAQSLVARMVGEFHKATEDADLAAENETGRTPYEILVIASLIEEEAKSAEERDEISAVIHNRLKSNMALGIDATIQYAVKKYEGQPLTVSDLAIDSPFNSRTRAGLPPNPIASPRKASIEAALKPADTDAIYYVLSGDCVHHVFTADYNKFLAAKNVQPTNC
- the ruvX gene encoding Holliday junction resolvase RuvX; its protein translation is MSRTILGIDPGSRRVGVAVSDAGGSIAFPLTVLERKDDDSYLDELAELARLREADEIVVGLPTRLDGTEGPEAIEAVRIAGILRTKLGLPVHMLDERFTTRIAQGALRANNVNSRKQKPMVDKVAATLLLQSYLDAHPIQKQTEDPEGAS
- the alaS gene encoding alanine--tRNA ligase; translation: MDTPSIRKTFLDFFAGREHTVVPSASLVPDDPTLLLTNAGMVQFKPYFLGSRPAPYARATSVQKCFREKDLEEVGKTARHLTFFEMLGNFSFGDYFKSDACKWAWELMSEGFGLPVDRLWITVFEEDDEAAQIWEKEVGVPPERVLRRTREQGNFWDMGVAGPCGPCSEILYDRGEAFGTTFTGDNELDEERYLEVWNLVFMQYMQDDNFQITGELPNKNVDTGLGLERLASILQDVPTVFEIDSMSAILQVVERATGKKYGESHDSDVGLRVLSEHARSMTMLIADGVLPGNVGRGYVLRRLIRRAARHARLLGIEELFLARLTEVVIETYSGDYPEVGRNSDLIRAVVSKEEERFDQTLRQGMEILDEEIARLKKAGETRLGGDVTFKLHDTYGFPLDLTQDIATEEGLTVDRDAFAGLMKQQKTRARAARPAGSKNRPENEALTEIRDTLGKTDFLGYEQLSLDAGVVGILQGVVPSQVLTQGSTGDLVLSRTPFYPRGGGQIGDPGEIRTDTGLFRVDDTAWGVPGVVIHSGIVVQGEIRAGQDARATVDPVHREGVTQAHTSTHILHWTLHNTLGEHAKQMGSLVEPGRLRFDFNHYEPVHPDQLAEIEEIINRRSLWDDPVRAFETTYDYATSIGAMALFGEKYGEHVRVVEVGDYSKELCGGTHVARTGNIGLVKLVHEGSVAAGIRRVEALTGWAGFNYLNSQAEKLKQVADRLKTDPEKVLERLDKTLETLSSLQAQLNQQAAQGAQAQVKEILASDALQDVNGHRMVVSLRKDASVDDLRKLATALRDELGSGVVVVGSTSNGKANLVAATSKDLVGKGVSSSPFVSTGAKILGGGGGGKPDMAVAGGPQTDQIARALEAVTDEVRRTLQGLS
- a CDS encoding type II toxin-antitoxin system VapC family toxin, encoding MVDTNVFLYARGSDHPYREPCRRLLDAVGRGRFRLDASTELIQEFLHILLRRGISRDQALEEAGEVRRLCRVTAFDNQVLTMALTMIRKYPGLGVRDAVHAATAVVAGIDKILSADQVFDGLDELERVDPLDSLDLLKP
- a CDS encoding AAA family ATPase, with protein sequence MPPWIERVVQRVAPLAGWEDLKLSDDALSTMKRIQADMQERIDDSRSKNGSKNKGKPRSGVVAVFNGPQSPHKITAAEVLAKELQMNLYRVDLSLVVSPTLEETERIMKRIIDGAETAGGVLFFDQAELLFERDEDGTDVDKGIGYLVKRAGRYEDLAVIAVPDKDQMDLVHLRKLHNVVDFGA
- a CDS encoding CPBP family intramembrane glutamic endopeptidase, which gives rise to MPFSADVQNPPPPPPPGIQIVVPERTPVKAMKAILVFIVYMVTQVIAGAIATIVYVIATGKDAAMVASSVEDMDPVLLLVAGTAGFVLGGPVVFALARAMERGSTWKEALAPFGVVKASPRAIAAGVGLGVAIAVVLGFGLEMVFPSPENAEGPLIQAAAAPGWQRILFVLLAVLLAPVIEEFLFRGVMYTGMLRSWGKWPAGIVVTLSFGLLHLADVGGYWPALFMITVVGLGLLLVRIKTKSLIPAIAMHAAYNLFQVLALYFLS
- a CDS encoding ATP-binding protein, coding for MKLESILTFVRFVNATLFVLLAILAVLRYRQRRSPESAWAVAALTMIATITGLGYLPMDETDPNSEMFVLFGKLLLVLLILFPYCLYRFASAFQESRNQFHILAVLLTAPVVVGTLTLPRFPENGEGVPSAFVVWMVAVLVQWVLLGFITAVKLWRGGRGKSTVARRRIRTLSIASTLLVLAVLMMGAGEGAGQAGAAELTTQLLATASALMFFVGFAPPPFLRRIWRRPEERVLAAAQLDLMAATTPEEVTDRVLPHVAGILGGQGAALVDRQGNIIGAHEVPDASVGSALRQSNDGVVKYALNSGALLIWTDAYTPFFGPEELGLLENFTVMVDLALARCESIAGERRVAEDLVKANEELATARDAAMESSRLKSEFLATMSHEIRTPMNGVIGLTQLLMQTQLDQRQREYAEGVKGAGEALLSIINDILDFSKMEADRVEIEVLDFDLHTLVKETGWLLAETARAKGLEFTTVIADQTPRFVRGDPARVRQVLLNLLSNAVKFTERGRVMLQVEPAGDSGETVFVRFAVTDTGIGIAAADRDKLFEPFSQADSSTTRRFGGTGLGLAISRQLVALMDGDIGLESESGKGSTFWFCLPLTTSSRLPLAEPAAYGSSRSGPAEAPRGRVLVVEDNKLNQLVAVATIEQLGFSADLAANGLEALEALGHAEYTAILMDCQMPEMDGYATTRHIRREEGPARHTPVIAMTAAAMEGDRDRCIQAGMDDYITKPIRPEEVEAALVRWAASRATG